CTTTTACCATATTGAAAATGAGGAGTGGGAAACAGCCATTCCTGTTATTGAAGAGATTATGGAACATTTTCCAGAACAAAAGCTGGCAGTCCACGATTATGCACAGGCTCTGTTTTATACCGGTAAAAAAGAAGAAGCGATGCATATTGAAGAGGATTTGCTGGAAGAAGAACCAAATAATTTACACAGCCATTTAAATTTAGCGTTGTTTTATTATGAAACAGAAGACCCCGCCTATCAGAAACATATTCAAATCATAAACAATATCTATCCAATGCATGAGGAACAAAAGCTGCGGATTGCTGAAGTGTTTGCGAAAACAGCTAATTATACATTAGCGTATGAGCGGTATCAAAATGTTTCTTTAGAGCAGGCTAAAAGGAGAATATCCTATTATAAATGGTTTAGCGTAACAGCTTATAAAACAGGGAACCCGAGCAAAGCGTTGCGTTTATGGGAAGAAGGCTTAAAGCGGCACCCGAAGTTATCAGAAGAAGAAGGGCCTTGGGCGTTAAAGAAGTGAGCAAAAAGATAGACGTTATATCTTAATTTCATTACACTATACGATGGAATTAGAATATTATAAGGATAAAGGGGCGATACGGAATGTCCGAAGAGAAAATATATGATGTAATTATTGCCGGAGCTGGACCAGCTGGCATGACAGCCGCTGTTTATGCTTCCCGTGCAAATTTAGATACACTGATGCTTGAGCGCGGTATACCAGGCGGTCAAGTAGCAAACACAGAAGATGTAGAAAATTATCCCGGATTTGATCATATTTTAGGACCGGATTTGTCGAATAAAATGTTTGATCACGCTAAAAAATTTGGTGCGGAATATGCTTATGGAGATATTAAATCCATTGAAGATCATGGTCATTATAAAACCATCTATGCCGGAAAGAAGGTATTTCATACCAAAGCTTTTATTATTGCAACAGGTGCACAATATAAAAAACTTGGCATCCCGGGTGAAGAAGAGCTTGGTGGACGCGGCGTTTCCTACTGTGCAGTTTGTGACGGTGCTTTCTTTAAAAACAAAGAACTCCTTGTTGTCGGAGGTGGAGACTCTGCTGTCGAAGAAGGGGTTTATTTAACCAGATTTGCAAGCAAAGTAACCATTGTTCACCGCCGTGACGAATTGCGTGCGCAGCGCATTTTGCAAGATCGTGCTTTTAATAATGAAAAAATTGAATTTATCTGGGATACGGTACCTGAAAAAATTAACGGTCCAGAAGGAAAAGTCAGCAGTATCTCTTTAAAAAATGTCAAAACAGACGAAGTATATGATTTCCCGGCAAACGGTGTGTTTGTTTATATCGGTATGCTTCCTTTAAATGATCCATTTACTGACTTAGGAATTACAGATGAAGAAGGATATATTCCTACGTCTGAAAACATGGAAACAAAAATCCCTGGCATCTTTGCAGCTGGAGATATCCGTGCAAAAGACCTCAGACAAATTGTTACAGCTACAGGTGATGGAAGTATCGCAGCTGAAACTGCAATTAAATATGTAGAAACGTTAGAAGATTAATTCATATAATTGTCGTTTTTTAGGTGGTAACTGATTCGAAAGTTATTGAATTTTGTCGAATCAGCCGGGTGCTTCCGTCTATGGATGTGATTTGTATAAAAAAATTAATCTCCGGTAATTGCATCTTAACCTTGTTGTAACACGCATGAAACACAAAAAGGGTATTATAGAATTAACTAATTGACCCCCTTTTAATAGATAGATTAGTTTTGGGACAGGTGACTCACCTGTCCATTTTTTTATATAAAAATAGATCAACGAAAAGAAGAATAATCTTCTCTGTATGCTCCGGGAATATACGATGTTTTCTTTGCATCTGTATAAGGAAGGGAAAGGGAACTGGCCCAATAGCTTGGCGAATGTGATATTTTCTAATATAATATAAAGCAGATATATATAAGTACAGTTGTTTGTTGGAAGAGGTTGGAAAGGGGAGAGTTTAGTGAAACAGGAAAAAGAAACAAAACTCGTTATTATTACGGGGATGTCAGGAGCTGGGAAAACAGTTGCGGTACAAAGTTTTGAAGATCTAGGTTATTATTGTGTAGATAACCTGCCTCCTGCACTTCTTCCCAAATTTTTAGAATTAATGAAAGATGCTTCCAATACCATTCAAAAAGTGGCACTTGTCATGGATCTCAGAGGAAGAGAATTTTTTGATTCCTTGTATAAGGCTTTAGACGCGATTAGCCATAAACCATGGATTCAGAGCCATATTTTATTTTTAGATGCTACGGATGAAACATTGGTGTCCAGATATAAAGAAACAAGACGTTCCCATCCTTTAGCGGTTGGCGGACTCCCCTTAAATGGAATCCACCAGGAGCGAGTTATTATAGATGAATTACGCGGCCGTTCCCAACGGATTATTGATACATCCGATTTGAAGCCGAGAGATTTACGTGAGAGAATTCTCCAATTATACAAGGAAGAAATACAGGAAGTGTTTTCTGTCCACTTCGTATCGTTTGGATTTAAATATGGTATTCCGATTGATGCCGATTTGGTTTTTGATGTCCGTTTTTTACCGAATCCACATTATGTATCTGCGCTCAAGCCTTTAACAGGTTTAAATCAGGAAGTAGATTCCTATGTGTTTAAATGGTCGGATACACAGTTGTTTACGGAGAAATTAAATGACTTATTCCGTTTCATGTTTCCGCAGTATAAAAAAGAAGGGAAATCGCAATTAGTCATTGCAATTGGCTGTACAGGAGGACAACACCGTTCCGTTGCTCTAGCGGAGTATTTTTCCAAGCAATTCAGTGATGATTATATTACCCATGTCTCCCACAGGGATATTGAAAAGAGAAAGGTTCCATCATCATGAGTGATGTTCCCAAAATAACAGCTATTGGCGGAGGAACAGGAATGCCGGTTTTGCTTCGGGGATTAAAAGATTTGCCGGTGGATTTAACAGCCATCGTCACCGTTGCAGATGATGGCGGCAGTACAGGAAGAATTCGTTCCGAGATGGAAATGCCTGCACCTGGAGATATCCGAAATGTGATTGCAGCGCTATCGGATGCAGAACCGATGCTGTTAGAGCTATTCCAGCACCGGTTTCAACAGGGAAACGGACTGACAGGTCATTCATTGGGGAATTTATTACTGGCGGCCATGACATCGATGACCGGTAACTTTAACCAAGGCATCAAAGAAATTTCACGGGTTTTGAATGTGAAAGGGAACATCTATCCGATATCGAATGAAAATATGTCTTTACATGCGATTATGGAAGATGGAGAGATTGTCCATGGTGAATCGAATATTCCACTGTCCGGAAAAAGGATTAAGCGTGTCTTTTTAGAGCCGCAGCCTCTGCAGCCGTTGCCTAACGCTGTAGAATCGATTCAAAAGGCAGACTTGATTGTTATTTCCCCAGGAAGCCTCTATACTTCCATCATGCCAAATTTAATTGTGCCGGAAGTGAAGGAAGCATTATTAAATACAGAAGCAAAGATTGTATATGTTTGTAATATCATGACCCAGGACGGAGAAACAACCAATTATTCTGCAGCAGACCATGTACAGGCGATCCATGATCATGTAGGTGATAATTGTATTGATTATGTGATCGTCCACAATCAGCCGATAGACGCGGAAACACAGGAAATTTATAAAGAAGAGAAAGCAGTACCCGTAGAAGCGGATATTGCCCGTTTAAAAACGATGGATGTAGAAGTCTTTCCCGGAAATATTGTCGTGAAGCATAAAGATGGAACACTCCGTCATAATAATGATAAAATAGCTGAGATGCTTTATCGGTTTTTATAGTATTTAGAGTGGGGCAGCATACATACCCCGCTCTTTGAAGTTTTAAAGTGCTCAAAAGGGGAAGGAGTGTGATACGATGTCCTTCGCATCAGATATCAAGAAAGAGCTAACCGCTATTCAATCGGATTCTTGCTGTCAGTTTGCTGAGCTGGCTGCACTTGTCCGAATGAATGGCGTTATTTCTATATCAAAGCAAGGTTACGGATTGGATGTCCAGACGGAAAACGCAGCAATTGCAAGGCGTATCTACACATTAATCAAACAAAATTATACGTTGCCGGTAGAACTTCTGGTACGGAAAAAAATGAAATTAAAAAAGAATAATGTTTATATCGTCCGTATGAAAGACGGCGTACAATCCTTATTAGAGGATTTAGATTTAATCAAAAATCAGTATCAAATCACCCGGTCTATTTCCAAAAAATATGTCGATAAAGATTGTTGTCGAAAAGCCTATCTTCGTGGAGCTTTTCTGGCTGGCGGGTCGATGAATAACCCGGAGACATCCTCCTATCATTTGGAGATTTTCAATTATTACGAGGAACATGCAGAAGCATTGAAATCCATACTCAATGAATATGATTTACATGCCAGAACGTTAGAGCGAAAAAACGGACATATTGTATATATGAAAGAAGCGGAGAAAATTACTGCTTTTTTAGGCGTTATTGGAGCCCATCAGGCGTTATTAAAATTTGAGGATGTACGTATTGTCCGTGATATGAGAAACTCTGTCAACAGGCTGGTCAATTGTGAAACGGCGAATTTAAATAAAACGATTGGTGCCGCTTTCCGCCAAGTTGAAAACATTAAATTGATTGAACGGACAGTTGGATTGGAACAACTGCCGGAGAAATTACAAGAGATAGCTAAGCTGCGGGTGCAGTATGAAGAGGTTTCGTTAAAGGAATTAGGTGAATTTGTCAGCAGTGGAAAAATTTCGAAATCAGGTGTGAACCATCGCTTGAAAAAAATTGATGAATTTGCAGAAAAGATCAGGCAAGGAGATTTCCAGCTTGGTAATTAATGCTAGTATCCGCAGAATATGATATAATGCAAAGAACAACACAATAACCATCGCACATAGTCAATGCAGATATTTATCTGCATTCAAAAAAATGGATGCGTTTACTTACAGACAGGAGAGTGAATTTGTTGGTTGAGAAAACAGTGAAGATTGAATTGGATTCAGGACTGCAAGCAAGGCCAGCTGCCTATTTTGTACAAGAGGCCAATCGATTTGATTCACATATATTTTTAGAAAAGGATCAGAAAAAAGTAAATGCGAAAAGCATTATGGGATTAATGAGCTTAGCCCTGACAAAAGGGGTAGAAA
The nucleotide sequence above comes from Oceanobacillus timonensis. Encoded proteins:
- a CDS encoding tetratricopeptide repeat protein, coding for MLKGKRNKAKTNNNVTPFIPEGDFYYTKGVEAFKKRKFDIAIKWIQKAIEAKPYFPLYKCQLSVIYTEIGAYHQANQLLTDVLQTGEYVDCYYLAANNYAHLGLLQDAKKYAQLYLDKKPEGDFSNDAAQLLDFIKMEDEEEENLALEDEDELIILQETAFYHIENEEWETAIPVIEEIMEHFPEQKLAVHDYAQALFYTGKKEEAMHIEEDLLEEEPNNLHSHLNLALFYYETEDPAYQKHIQIINNIYPMHEEQKLRIAEVFAKTANYTLAYERYQNVSLEQAKRRISYYKWFSVTAYKTGNPSKALRLWEEGLKRHPKLSEEEGPWALKK
- the trxB gene encoding thioredoxin-disulfide reductase; this translates as MSEEKIYDVIIAGAGPAGMTAAVYASRANLDTLMLERGIPGGQVANTEDVENYPGFDHILGPDLSNKMFDHAKKFGAEYAYGDIKSIEDHGHYKTIYAGKKVFHTKAFIIATGAQYKKLGIPGEEELGGRGVSYCAVCDGAFFKNKELLVVGGGDSAVEEGVYLTRFASKVTIVHRRDELRAQRILQDRAFNNEKIEFIWDTVPEKINGPEGKVSSISLKNVKTDEVYDFPANGVFVYIGMLPLNDPFTDLGITDEEGYIPTSENMETKIPGIFAAGDIRAKDLRQIVTATGDGSIAAETAIKYVETLED
- the rapZ gene encoding RNase adapter RapZ, with the protein product MKQEKETKLVIITGMSGAGKTVAVQSFEDLGYYCVDNLPPALLPKFLELMKDASNTIQKVALVMDLRGREFFDSLYKALDAISHKPWIQSHILFLDATDETLVSRYKETRRSHPLAVGGLPLNGIHQERVIIDELRGRSQRIIDTSDLKPRDLRERILQLYKEEIQEVFSVHFVSFGFKYGIPIDADLVFDVRFLPNPHYVSALKPLTGLNQEVDSYVFKWSDTQLFTEKLNDLFRFMFPQYKKEGKSQLVIAIGCTGGQHRSVALAEYFSKQFSDDYITHVSHRDIEKRKVPSS
- a CDS encoding gluconeogenesis factor YvcK family protein, encoding MSDVPKITAIGGGTGMPVLLRGLKDLPVDLTAIVTVADDGGSTGRIRSEMEMPAPGDIRNVIAALSDAEPMLLELFQHRFQQGNGLTGHSLGNLLLAAMTSMTGNFNQGIKEISRVLNVKGNIYPISNENMSLHAIMEDGEIVHGESNIPLSGKRIKRVFLEPQPLQPLPNAVESIQKADLIVISPGSLYTSIMPNLIVPEVKEALLNTEAKIVYVCNIMTQDGETTNYSAADHVQAIHDHVGDNCIDYVIVHNQPIDAETQEIYKEEKAVPVEADIARLKTMDVEVFPGNIVVKHKDGTLRHNNDKIAEMLYRFL
- the whiA gene encoding DNA-binding protein WhiA — translated: MSFASDIKKELTAIQSDSCCQFAELAALVRMNGVISISKQGYGLDVQTENAAIARRIYTLIKQNYTLPVELLVRKKMKLKKNNVYIVRMKDGVQSLLEDLDLIKNQYQITRSISKKYVDKDCCRKAYLRGAFLAGGSMNNPETSSYHLEIFNYYEEHAEALKSILNEYDLHARTLERKNGHIVYMKEAEKITAFLGVIGAHQALLKFEDVRIVRDMRNSVNRLVNCETANLNKTIGAAFRQVENIKLIERTVGLEQLPEKLQEIAKLRVQYEEVSLKELGEFVSSGKISKSGVNHRLKKIDEFAEKIRQGDFQLGN
- a CDS encoding HPr family phosphocarrier protein, with amino-acid sequence MVEKTVKIELDSGLQARPAAYFVQEANRFDSHIFLEKDQKKVNAKSIMGLMSLALTKGVEITLIIEGEDEEEAMKHLTSLVREKV